A segment of the Candidatus Thermoplasmatota archaeon genome:
AACCACCTAAATGATAGGACAAGATATAAATTGAAAACAGTTTTTAGTAAACATAACGATTGGAAAATATTCGCGAAACATGTCCTCATGAAAAACGATATTTTTGTAACATTGAATACTCGTGATTTTATTAAACACGGAAAAAAAGATAGATTTGAAAATGAATTTAAAACTAAAGTAAGAGTTCTAAATGAAGATTTTATAAAAGAGTTAAAAGGTATGATAACATAGTAAAATTTACCTAACTTTACACAAAATATTAAAATTCCTGCAGCTTTTATCCCCATGGTACTTATAGCCCCATCAATTCTTTCAGCCGACTTTTCAAGACTTGGCGAAGAAATAAAAGCGGTGGAAAGGGCCGGCGCCGACTGGATTCACATCGATGTGATGGACGGTCATTTTGTCCCAAATATAACAATCGGCCCTATGGTTGTGAAGCACATACGCCCTTCTACCAGCATGCCCCTTGATGTCCATCTGATGATAGTGGAGCCAAAAAAATATATTGATGCATTTGCGGATGCAGGAGCAGATTTTATTACTGTCCATGCCGAATGCAGCAACCACCTTAACAAACTTGCTTCAGAAATAAGGAAAAAATGCAAAGCAGGAGTTGCTCTCAATCCTTCAACTCCACTCACTTCTGTCGAAAACATCATCGACGATATAGACCTGCTTTTAATAATGACTGTCAATCCAGGATTCAGCGGGCAAAAATTTATTTCATCCATGCTGCCGAAAATAAAACATGCCAGGGAACTCATCGGCGACAGGGACATTTATCTGCAAGTGGACGGCGGCATCAATTCGGAAAATGTTTCCTCGGTGATAAAAGCTGGGGCGGATGTACTTGTCGCAGGCTCAGCGGTGTTCGGCAGCGACGATTATGTTGGGGCAATCAAAAGTTTGAAATAGGAAATGCCAATGTTATTCCATGAACTATAAATTAATTTTGGTCTCTCT
Coding sequences within it:
- the rpe gene encoding ribulose-phosphate 3-epimerase, which translates into the protein MVLIAPSILSADFSRLGEEIKAVERAGADWIHIDVMDGHFVPNITIGPMVVKHIRPSTSMPLDVHLMIVEPKKYIDAFADAGADFITVHAECSNHLNKLASEIRKKCKAGVALNPSTPLTSVENIIDDIDLLLIMTVNPGFSGQKFISSMLPKIKHARELIGDRDIYLQVDGGINSENVSSVIKAGADVLVAGSAVFGSDDYVGAIKSLK